The Equus caballus isolate H_3958 breed thoroughbred chromosome 13, TB-T2T, whole genome shotgun sequence genome includes a window with the following:
- the GET4 gene encoding Golgi to ER traffic protein 4 homolog isoform X1, giving the protein MAAAAAMAEQESARNGARNRGGVQRVEGKLRASVEKGDYYEAHQMYRTLFFRYTSQSKHAEARELMCSGALLFFSHGQQNSAADLSMLVLESLEKAEVEVADELLENLAKLFSLMDPNSPERVAFVSRALKWSSGGSGKLGHPRLHQLLALTLWKEQNYCESRYHFLHSTDGEGCANMLVEYSTSRGFRSEVDMFVAQAVLQFLCLKNKSSASVVFTTYTQKHPSIEGGPPFVQPLLNFIWFLLLAVDGGKLTVFTVLCEQYQPSLRRDPMYNEYLDRIGQLFFGVPPKQTSSYGGLLGNLLSSLMGSSEQEGEDSQDDSSPIELD; this is encoded by the exons atggcggcggcggcggcgatgGCCGAGCAGGAGAGCGCCCGGAACGGCGCCCGCAACCGCGGCGGCGTCCAGCGCGTGGAGGGCAAGCTGCGCGCCAGCGTCGAGAAGGGCGACTACTACGAAGCCCACCAGATGTACCGGACGCTCTTCTTCAG GTACACGTCGCAGAGCAAGCACGCCGAGGCCCGGGAGCTCATGTGCTCGGGAGCACTGCTGTTCTTCAGCCACGGCCAG CAAAACAGTGCTGCGGACTTGTCCATGCTGGTCTTAGAGTCTCTGGAGAAGGCAGAAGTGGAGGTGGCCGACGAGCTCCTGG AAAACCTGGCTAAACTGTTCAGTCTGATGGATCCCAATTCTCCGGAGCGAGTGGCTTTTGTGTCCAGAGCCCTGAAGTGGTCCAGCGGGGGATCCGGGAAGCTGGGCCACCCCCGGCTCCACCAGCTGCTGGCGCTCACGCTGTGGAAAG AACAGAATTACTGTGAGTCTCGGTACCACTTCCTGCACTCGACGGACGGCGAGGGCTGCGCCAACATGCTGGTGGAGTACTCCACCTCCAGGGGCTTCCGCAGCGAGGTCGACATGTTCGTGGCCCAGGCCGTGCTACA GTTTCtctgtttgaaaaacaaaagcagcgCGTCGGTGGTGTTCACGACGTACACGCAGAAGCACCCGTCCATCGAGGGCGGGCCTCCGTTCGTGCAGCCCCTGCTGAACTTCATCTGGTTTCTGCTGTTGGCTGTAGACGG GGGCAAGCTGACAGTGTTCACAGTGCTGTGTGAGCAGTACCAGCCGTCCCTGCGGCGTGACCCGATGTACAACGAG TACCTCGACAGGATAGGACAGCTCTTCTTCGGCGTGCCACCCAAGCAGACGTCTTCCTACGGAGGCCTGCTCG GGAACCTTCTGAGCAGCCTCATGGGCTCCTCGGAGCAGGAGGGCGAGGACAGTCAGGACGACAGCAGCCCCATCGAGCTGGACTGA
- the GET4 gene encoding Golgi to ER traffic protein 4 homolog isoform X2: MCSGALLFFSHGQQNSAADLSMLVLESLEKAEVEVADELLENLAKLFSLMDPNSPERVAFVSRALKWSSGGSGKLGHPRLHQLLALTLWKEQNYCESRYHFLHSTDGEGCANMLVEYSTSRGFRSEVDMFVAQAVLQFLCLKNKSSASVVFTTYTQKHPSIEGGPPFVQPLLNFIWFLLLAVDGGKLTVFTVLCEQYQPSLRRDPMYNEYLDRIGQLFFGVPPKQTSSYGGLLGNLLSSLMGSSEQEGEDSQDDSSPIELD; encoded by the exons ATGTGCTCGGGAGCACTGCTGTTCTTCAGCCACGGCCAG CAAAACAGTGCTGCGGACTTGTCCATGCTGGTCTTAGAGTCTCTGGAGAAGGCAGAAGTGGAGGTGGCCGACGAGCTCCTGG AAAACCTGGCTAAACTGTTCAGTCTGATGGATCCCAATTCTCCGGAGCGAGTGGCTTTTGTGTCCAGAGCCCTGAAGTGGTCCAGCGGGGGATCCGGGAAGCTGGGCCACCCCCGGCTCCACCAGCTGCTGGCGCTCACGCTGTGGAAAG AACAGAATTACTGTGAGTCTCGGTACCACTTCCTGCACTCGACGGACGGCGAGGGCTGCGCCAACATGCTGGTGGAGTACTCCACCTCCAGGGGCTTCCGCAGCGAGGTCGACATGTTCGTGGCCCAGGCCGTGCTACA GTTTCtctgtttgaaaaacaaaagcagcgCGTCGGTGGTGTTCACGACGTACACGCAGAAGCACCCGTCCATCGAGGGCGGGCCTCCGTTCGTGCAGCCCCTGCTGAACTTCATCTGGTTTCTGCTGTTGGCTGTAGACGG GGGCAAGCTGACAGTGTTCACAGTGCTGTGTGAGCAGTACCAGCCGTCCCTGCGGCGTGACCCGATGTACAACGAG TACCTCGACAGGATAGGACAGCTCTTCTTCGGCGTGCCACCCAAGCAGACGTCTTCCTACGGAGGCCTGCTCG GGAACCTTCTGAGCAGCCTCATGGGCTCCTCGGAGCAGGAGGGCGAGGACAGTCAGGACGACAGCAGCCCCATCGAGCTGGACTGA